A genome region from Sphingorhabdus sp. SMR4y includes the following:
- a CDS encoding TonB-dependent receptor, producing the protein MTRYAPRHKTILKSRAIRSLLLGSAAATACVGLAAPASAQDSDEIDESSVITVIARKQTETLQEVPVTVTAIGSDTLEKYQVNEIADVVSRVPALNVQVGGSGSGGQISLRGVGSSNISASFDSAVAFDFDGVQVSTMRMVQAGFFDVQQIDVLKGPQSLFFGKSASAGVFAVRSADPTSVWEVAGKASYEFEEKAYTIGGHISGPVTDTLGIRVAAQYQDIEDYVKLAPGTAAFNPDGSVRDSRGLQSFVSRVTLQWDPLDNFSANLKLNYVKNENDGAVGHSDINCGANGVADPVYLLSGGLVIPSNADCNDSDGLYHHSDGAAALTGQLPDGSAGKPRFENGVPYGETEIFFGRLKWDLDLSDTLTLSSVSGYLSLDAVDTDCYAYVGQFSPTVPANAGCSDPQNKTEQYTQELRISSDFDGMFNFMVGAFYEDRNIDFNTSQQGVNISFVGPDPVTGNTYDWFKKQNTKTEALSLFASATLDLTDQLELSGGVRWTDEKKVSRISVPYVHTFLSATPAFISSGFFSGPITFKDSNFSPEVSIKYQATPDINIYGAFKTGFKSGGIDNSALPSNSLLGFNDPDPAVRQAVADALKFKSETGLGGEVGVKAQFADRTVTLNTSVFYYVFDDLQVQNFDAATVQFQTFNASQLTSKGVDVEWGWRTPVEGLNLSGSLAYTDAKFSAPFVTTSGEDIDGRRAARAPKFAANAAFDWSIPMGDSLELGLNGNLQYSGSYFTNEDSVSDLKQDSYVSIDGSISVGDPDGKWKLSLVGVNLTDEIWINTSGGRPFLEPGVGDDLVVTQNRGRQVFVEAAFKF; encoded by the coding sequence ATGACCAGATATGCACCACGCCACAAAACCATCCTGAAAAGCAGAGCGATCAGATCGCTCTTGCTGGGCTCTGCTGCAGCGACCGCTTGCGTCGGGCTTGCAGCACCGGCATCGGCACAGGATTCCGACGAGATTGACGAGTCCTCGGTGATCACCGTTATTGCCCGTAAGCAGACGGAGACCTTGCAGGAAGTCCCGGTGACCGTGACCGCGATTGGCAGCGATACGCTGGAAAAATATCAGGTCAATGAAATCGCCGACGTGGTAAGCCGCGTGCCCGCGCTCAATGTGCAGGTTGGTGGCTCCGGTTCGGGTGGCCAGATCAGCCTGCGCGGCGTCGGTTCCTCCAATATCTCGGCATCATTTGACTCGGCGGTCGCTTTCGATTTCGACGGCGTTCAGGTCAGCACCATGCGGATGGTTCAGGCGGGTTTCTTCGACGTCCAGCAGATCGACGTTCTCAAGGGGCCGCAATCGCTGTTCTTCGGCAAGAGTGCCTCGGCCGGTGTATTCGCGGTTCGGTCTGCCGACCCTACTTCGGTCTGGGAAGTGGCCGGCAAGGCATCCTACGAATTCGAGGAAAAAGCCTATACGATCGGCGGACATATTTCCGGTCCCGTCACCGATACGCTGGGTATCCGTGTGGCAGCGCAATATCAGGATATCGAGGATTATGTGAAGCTTGCGCCGGGCACGGCGGCCTTCAATCCGGATGGCAGTGTTCGGGATTCGCGCGGACTGCAGAGTTTTGTCAGTCGTGTGACCCTGCAATGGGATCCGCTGGACAATTTCAGCGCCAATCTGAAGCTGAACTATGTCAAAAACGAAAATGACGGCGCGGTTGGCCATTCCGATATCAACTGCGGTGCCAATGGCGTGGCAGATCCTGTCTATCTGCTCTCCGGCGGTCTGGTCATTCCGTCCAATGCCGACTGTAACGATAGCGACGGTCTCTACCATCACTCCGACGGTGCTGCTGCCTTGACCGGTCAGCTTCCCGACGGCTCGGCAGGAAAGCCGCGCTTTGAAAATGGCGTGCCTTATGGTGAAACCGAAATCTTCTTCGGACGGCTGAAGTGGGATCTGGATCTCTCCGACACGCTGACCTTGTCATCGGTGTCCGGCTATCTCAGCCTCGATGCGGTCGATACCGATTGCTATGCCTATGTCGGTCAATTTTCTCCGACCGTTCCCGCCAATGCAGGCTGTAGCGATCCGCAGAACAAGACCGAGCAATATACGCAAGAGCTGCGTATCTCGAGTGACTTTGACGGTATGTTCAACTTCATGGTCGGGGCGTTTTACGAAGATCGCAACATCGATTTCAACACCTCGCAACAGGGGGTCAACATTTCCTTCGTCGGACCCGATCCGGTGACCGGAAATACCTATGACTGGTTCAAGAAGCAGAATACCAAGACGGAAGCCTTGTCATTGTTCGCCAGCGCGACCCTGGACCTGACGGACCAGCTCGAGTTGTCAGGCGGTGTGCGCTGGACCGACGAGAAGAAAGTCTCGCGGATCAGCGTTCCTTATGTTCATACATTCCTGTCAGCGACGCCCGCCTTCATAAGCAGCGGTTTCTTTTCCGGACCGATCACTTTCAAGGACTCCAACTTCTCGCCGGAAGTCTCGATCAAATATCAGGCAACGCCGGACATTAATATCTACGGTGCCTTCAAGACAGGCTTCAAGTCCGGGGGTATCGACAATAGTGCGTTGCCTTCGAACAGCCTGCTGGGCTTCAATGATCCGGATCCAGCCGTCCGCCAGGCGGTCGCCGATGCGCTGAAATTCAAGTCCGAGACGGGGCTGGGGGGCGAAGTCGGCGTCAAGGCGCAATTTGCAGACCGGACTGTGACCTTGAATACCTCGGTCTTCTATTATGTGTTTGACGACCTGCAGGTGCAGAATTTCGATGCCGCCACGGTCCAGTTCCAGACCTTCAATGCCAGTCAGCTGACGAGCAAGGGTGTGGATGTCGAATGGGGATGGCGGACACCGGTCGAGGGTCTGAATCTCTCCGGTTCGCTTGCCTATACGGACGCCAAGTTCAGCGCTCCCTTCGTGACGACATCGGGTGAGGATATCGATGGACGCAGGGCTGCGCGCGCTCCCAAATTTGCTGCCAACGCGGCCTTCGACTGGTCGATTCCGATGGGAGATTCGCTCGAACTCGGACTGAACGGCAACCTCCAGTATAGCGGATCCTATTTCACCAACGAGGATTCCGTCTCGGATCTCAAGCAGGACAGCTATGTCTCGATCGACGGGTCGATCTCGGTTGGCGATCCCGACGGCAAATGGAAATTGTCGCTGGTTGGCGTCAACCTGACCGACGAAATCTGGATCAATACCAGTGGCGGGCGTCCGTTCCTCGAGCCGGGTGTTGGCGACGATCTCGTCGTTACGCAAAATCGTGGCCGTCAGGTCTTTGTGGAGGCCGCCTTCAAGTTCTAA
- a CDS encoding SDR family oxidoreductase, with product MGRLKGKIAIVTGAGSGLGKAISEAFAAEGAQVVLTDIDIEAATNAAETIGSPAIALEQDVVDETRWDEIFAATADTFGTPHILVNNAGLVIPGTIEDCSLELFRKQNAVMLDGVFLGCRAAVRAMKSNDQPSSIINLSSMAALQGYSPFVAYSAAKGGVRSMTKSVALHCKEQDYPIRCNSLHPAGIDTPMVRQEAVGASGGETPAIGMIKIGDLGHPNDVANLCVYLASDESRFMTAGEYPVDNGVLYKPA from the coding sequence ATGGGCCGCCTCAAGGGAAAAATCGCTATTGTCACCGGAGCCGGCTCCGGCCTCGGCAAAGCGATCAGCGAAGCATTTGCCGCTGAAGGCGCGCAAGTCGTATTGACCGATATTGATATCGAGGCTGCTACAAATGCCGCCGAAACGATCGGATCCCCTGCCATCGCCTTGGAACAGGATGTTGTCGATGAAACGCGCTGGGACGAAATATTCGCGGCAACCGCCGACACGTTCGGCACGCCTCATATTCTGGTGAACAATGCTGGCCTGGTCATTCCCGGCACGATCGAGGATTGTTCGCTGGAATTGTTCCGCAAACAGAATGCCGTCATGCTCGACGGTGTGTTTCTGGGCTGCCGCGCTGCGGTCAGAGCGATGAAATCCAACGACCAGCCAAGCTCGATCATCAATCTCAGTTCGATGGCGGCCCTCCAGGGCTATTCGCCATTTGTCGCCTATAGCGCCGCCAAGGGGGGCGTGCGCTCCATGACAAAGTCGGTGGCGCTGCACTGCAAGGAACAGGATTACCCGATCCGCTGCAACAGCCTCCATCCCGCCGGGATCGACACCCCGATGGTGCGACAGGAAGCGGTCGGCGCATCCGGCGGTGAAACACCGGCAATAGGGATGATAAAAATCGGCGACCTGGGTCACCCGAATGATGTCGCAAATTTGTGCGTCTATCTGGCCAGCGATGAATCGCGCTTCATGACCGCCGGCGAATATCCGGTCGACAACGGCGTGCTGTACAAACCCGCCTGA
- a CDS encoding limonene-1,2-epoxide hydrolase family protein, which produces MSDSKQQVLDFIEAWNRLDYDAIYAAMADDIFYHNIPMEPCVGIDAVRAFFEGSGMGSDGAEWIVHHIVAEGDTVLTERTDKFRINGQWIAIRVMGTFEMREGKIAKWRDYFDLAEFQNQMAAAMGAAAS; this is translated from the coding sequence ATGTCCGACAGCAAGCAACAGGTTCTCGACTTTATCGAAGCCTGGAACCGGCTGGATTATGACGCGATCTATGCGGCGATGGCAGACGATATTTTCTATCATAATATCCCGATGGAACCATGCGTCGGGATCGACGCGGTCCGGGCCTTTTTCGAGGGATCAGGCATGGGCTCGGATGGCGCGGAATGGATCGTCCATCATATTGTCGCCGAAGGTGACACGGTTCTCACCGAGCGGACTGACAAGTTCCGGATCAACGGACAGTGGATCGCGATCCGCGTCATGGGGACGTTTGAAATGCGCGAAGGCAAGATCGCCAAGTGGCGCGACTATTTCGATCTTGCGGAATTCCAGAATCAGATGGCGGCCGCAATGGGTGCAGCCGCCTCCTGA